In Castanea sativa cultivar Marrone di Chiusa Pesio chromosome 6, ASM4071231v1, a single window of DNA contains:
- the LOC142641098 gene encoding gamma-tubulin complex component 2 gives MDLALQELAKKIFPLCESFIMINQFVESRSQFKNGLVNHAFAAALRALLLDYQAMVAQLEHQFQLGRLSMQGLWFYCQPMMGSMQALSTVIQKASTNNFAGSAVLNLLQSQAKAMAGDNAVRSLLEKMTQCASNAYLGILERWVYEGVIDDPYGEFFIAENKSLQKESLTLDYDAKFWRQRYSLKDGIPSFLANIAGKILTTGKYLNVMRECGHHVQVPVSENSKLMIFGSNHHYLECIKAAYDFASSELLNLIKEKYDLIGKLRSIKHYLLLDQGDFLVHFMDISRDELTKKIDEISVEKLQSLLDLALRTTAAAADPCNEDLTCCVERSSLLKRLGALKDLEVSRTFSDGNNLEEPVSVTGLETFSLSYKVQWPLSIVISRKALTKYQLIFRFLFHCKHVDRQLCGAWQVHQGVRALKMRGTAISRSSLLCRSMLKFINSLLHYLTFEVLEPNWHIMHSRLQTAKSIDEVVQHHDFFLDKCLRECLLLLPEVLKKVEKLKSLCLQYAAATQWLISSSIDIPKLDELSDGSVGNSRSPSRALKLTTGNPSVADSILKFEKEFNAELLSLGPILSSSSQAEPYLTHLAQWILGVGKDQ, from the exons ATGGATTTAGCATTACAG GAATTGGCCAAGAAGATTTTCCCTTTGTGTGAGAGCTTTATAATGATTAACCAGTTTGTTGAGTCAAGGTCCCAGTTCAAGAATGGCCTAGTGAATCATGCCTTTGCTGCTGCACTCAGGGCACTCCTTCTG GATTACCAGGCCATGGTGGCACAGCTTGAGCACCAGTTTCAACTGGGAAGACTTTCCATGCAAGGATTGTGGTTTTACTGTCAG CCTATGATGGGATCTATGCAAGCATTATCCACTGTAATACAAAAGGCTTCAACTAATAATTTTGCAGGTTCTGCAGTTCTTAACTTGTTGCAAAGCCAG GCTAAGGCCATGGCTGGTGATAATGCAGTGAGATCATTGCTTGAAAAGATGACACAATGTGCAAGCAATGCATATCTTGGCATATTGGAAAG GTGGGTCTATGAAGGAGTGATTGATGATCCTTATGGTGAATTTTTCATTGCGGAGAACAAATCTCTTCAAAAG GAGAGCCTCACTCTGGATTATGATGCTAAGTTTTGGAGGCAACGATACAGTCTCAAGGATGGGATTCCTAGTTTCCTTGCAAATATAGCTGGAAAAATTTTGACCACAGGAAAATATCTAAATGTCATGAGAGAATGTGGGCATCATGTTCAG GTCCCTGtatcagaaaattcaaaattaatgatttttggctcaaatcATCATTATCTTGAGTGTATAAaagctgcatatgattttgcaAGCAGTGAGCTCTTAAATCTTATTAAAGAAAAG TATGATCTAATTGGAAAGCTGCGTTCAATAAAACATTATCTTCTTCTTGATCAG GGTGATTTCTTGGTTCattttatggatatatctcGAGATGAACTAACAAAAAAGATTGACGAGATTTCTGTGGAGAAGCTGCAG TCCCTACTAGATCTTGCTTTACGTACCACAGCAGCTGCTGCAGATCCCTGTAATGAGGACTTAACATGTTGTGTG GAAAGATCATCACTGCTTAAAAGATTGGGTGCACTCAAAGATCTTGAAGTTAGCAGGACTTTCTCTGATGGTAATAATTTAGAGGAGCCAGTGAGCGTTACTGGTCTTGAAACATTTTCTTTGAGCTACAAG gTACAATGGCCATTGTCTATAGTTATATCAAGAAAAGCCCTAACCAAGTATCAGTTGATTTTTCGGTTTCTTTTTCACTGTAAACATGTTGATCGCCAACTCTGTGGGGCGTGGCAAGTGCATCAA GGTGTTCGTGCCCTTAAGATGCGAGGAACTGCAATCTCCAGATCATCACTGCTGTGTCGTAGCATGCTCAAATTTATTAATAGCCTTTTGCATTATCTAACATTTGAG GTTCTTGAGCCCAATTGGCACATAATGCATAGCAGACTTCAGACTGCAAAAAGTATAGATGAG GTTGTACAGCATCATGATTTTTTCCTTGATAAGTGTCTCAGAGAATGTTTGCTTCTTTTGCCTGAAGTGCTGAAG AAAGTGGAAAAGCTGAAATCACTGTGCCTACAGTATGCAGCAGCAACTCAGTGGTTGATATCATCTTCCATTGACATTCCCAAACTAGATGAACTGTCTGATGGTTCAGTTGGGAATTCAAGAAGTCCATCAAGGGCACTTAAATTAACTACAGGAAATCCTTCAGTTGCTGATTCTATTCT CAAATTTGAGAAGGAATTTAATGCTGAGCTTCTGAGCTTGGGACCAATATTGAGCAGTAGTTCTCAAGCAGAGCCATACTTGACTCATCTTGCACAGTGGATCCTTGGTGTAGGAAAAGACCAATAA